From Pseudomonas poae, the proteins below share one genomic window:
- a CDS encoding shikimate dehydrogenase encodes MKPRILAGLIGAGIQGSRTPALHEQEGDAQGLRYLYRLIDLEPLQLNINALPDLLDAAELMHFTGLNITYPCKQAILPLLDELSDEARGIGAVNTVVFKGGKRIGHNTDCLGFAEGFRRNLNDVPRRRVVQMGAGGAGAAVAHALLAEGVEQLSIFDVDMARARDLVDNLTQRFGSGRAQAGSHLENAMAEADGLVNTTPMGMAKLPGTPVPAALLRAELWVAEIVYFPLETQLLRDARALGCRTLDGGNMAVFQAVKAFELFSGEVPDAQRMLAHFQSMNT; translated from the coding sequence ATGAAACCGCGCATCCTCGCCGGCCTGATCGGCGCCGGTATTCAGGGCTCCCGCACGCCGGCCCTGCACGAACAGGAAGGCGATGCTCAGGGTTTGCGCTACCTGTACCGGTTGATCGACCTGGAACCGCTGCAACTCAACATCAACGCCCTGCCCGACCTGCTGGACGCCGCCGAGCTGATGCACTTCACCGGGCTGAACATTACCTACCCGTGCAAGCAGGCGATCCTGCCACTGCTGGATGAATTGTCTGACGAGGCGCGGGGCATCGGCGCGGTCAACACGGTAGTGTTCAAGGGTGGCAAACGCATTGGCCACAACACCGATTGCCTGGGCTTTGCCGAAGGTTTCCGGCGCAACTTGAATGACGTGCCGCGCCGACGCGTGGTGCAGATGGGCGCCGGCGGCGCTGGCGCGGCAGTGGCGCATGCGCTGCTGGCTGAGGGTGTGGAGCAACTGAGTATTTTCGACGTGGACATGGCCCGCGCCCGCGACCTTGTGGATAACCTCACGCAGCGTTTCGGCAGCGGTCGCGCCCAAGCCGGCAGTCACTTGGAAAACGCCATGGCCGAGGCAGATGGCTTAGTCAACACAACGCCGATGGGCATGGCCAAGCTACCGGGCACACCGGTGCCGGCCGCCCTGTTGCGCGCTGAATTGTGGGTGGCGGAAATCGTCTATTTCCCGCTGGAAACCCAACTGCTGCGCGATGCCCGCGCCTTGGGCTGCCGCACCCTGGATGGCGGCAACATGGCAGTGTTCCAGGCGGTGAAGGCGTTTGAGTTGTTCAGCGGCGAGGTGCCGGATGCGCAGCGCATGCTGGCGCACTTCCAGAGCATGAACACCTGA
- the aroQ gene encoding type II 3-dehydroquinate dehydratase, translating to MPPIVLVLNGPNLNLLGTREPATYGHETLADVAALCGRSADQLGLKIEFRQTNHEGELLDWVHGARGRCAGIVINPAAWTHTSVAIRDALVASEVPVIEVHLSNVHAREAFRHHSFVSPIAKAVLAGFGSHGYHLALEHFSQLLKGSSR from the coding sequence ATGCCGCCTATCGTGCTGGTGCTGAACGGCCCCAACCTCAACCTGCTCGGCACCCGCGAACCCGCCACCTATGGTCATGAAACCCTGGCTGACGTCGCCGCTCTGTGCGGCCGCAGCGCTGATCAATTGGGGCTGAAAATCGAATTTCGCCAGACCAACCACGAAGGCGAGCTGCTGGATTGGGTCCACGGTGCGCGCGGCCGTTGCGCCGGTATCGTGATCAACCCGGCGGCCTGGACCCACACGTCGGTGGCGATCCGCGACGCGCTGGTGGCCAGTGAAGTGCCGGTGATCGAGGTGCATTTATCCAACGTGCATGCGCGGGAGGCGTTTCGACATCACTCGTTTGTGTCGCCAATCGCCAAGGCAGTGCTCGCAGGTTTCGGCAGCCATGGTTACCACCTGGCCCTGGAGCATTTCAGCCAGTTGCTGAAGGGGTCGAGCCGATGA
- a CDS encoding DUF4160 domain-containing protein, which yields MKVGAYKGFVISVFLRDEHCPPHVHVRGKEWDARFRFSFLDGHVELWDVDPERRRPPTAVLEAIRGAIMQRHYLARARRIWWENLQTVCLDNHSWDWETAEVLPGLIIQRGVYVIARARHDVAGQKTILNLVRAPGFVEIDL from the coding sequence ATGAAAGTAGGGGCATACAAAGGGTTTGTGATTTCGGTGTTTCTCAGGGATGAACACTGTCCTCCGCATGTTCACGTCAGGGGCAAGGAGTGGGATGCGCGCTTTCGTTTCAGTTTTCTGGATGGGCATGTCGAGTTGTGGGATGTGGACCCTGAACGCAGACGACCACCGACAGCGGTTCTGGAGGCAATACGCGGCGCGATAATGCAGCGGCATTACCTGGCGCGGGCGCGCAGGATCTGGTGGGAAAACCTGCAAACGGTTTGCCTGGACAATCATTCCTGGGATTGGGAAACCGCAGAGGTTTTGCCTGGGTTGATCATTCAGCGCGGTGTTTATGTGATCGCACGCGCCCGACACGATGTCGCGGGGCAGAAAACAATTTTGAATCTGGTCAGGGCGCCGGGTTTTGTGGAGATCGATTTATGA